One part of the Moorena sp. SIOASIH genome encodes these proteins:
- a CDS encoding HetP family heterocyst commitment protein: MSTEQLNQVIEAIISGKYSWACVLILRFSGYNPLQYMPYRTYNRLIKQNYNLGNRTKTSCSQPSKILNRC, from the coding sequence ATGAGTACTGAACAATTAAATCAAGTTATAGAAGCAATAATTTCTGGCAAGTATTCCTGGGCTTGTGTATTGATATTACGTTTTTCTGGCTACAATCCTTTGCAATATATGCCCTATCGAACTTACAATCGGTTAATCAAACAAAACTATAACTTAGGCAACCGGACTAAAACCTCATGCTCTCAACCATCAAAAATCCTCAACAGGTGTTAA